In bacterium, a single window of DNA contains:
- a CDS encoding biotin--[acetyl-CoA-carboxylase] ligase — MTTAQEFADALTTKIFGCRIHYYATVGSTNDIALELAKSNAPEGTLVLAEEQTQGRGRNHRNWFSPKKKSLLFSLILRPDWEPNHAARLTAIAAIAVAEAIRKSTGLPASIKWPNDIRIHGKKVAGILTELEIVQARIQFAIVGIGVNISIAKEEFPEELRNRSTSLQIELGKEKSISRAMVLAEILRYFEKHYVHCLNEGTRTAMLEWKRLSDILGKLVQVEGLNQKTTGYVADIDLDGSLILRSSSGVVRKIVSGEITLLE; from the coding sequence ATGACAACAGCACAAGAATTTGCCGATGCTCTAACAACCAAGATATTCGGTTGTCGGATTCATTATTATGCAACCGTCGGGTCAACGAACGATATTGCGCTGGAGTTAGCGAAATCGAATGCGCCGGAAGGAACGCTGGTTCTCGCTGAAGAGCAGACGCAGGGTCGGGGTCGAAACCATCGGAACTGGTTTTCGCCGAAAAAGAAATCACTGTTATTCTCGCTTATCCTTCGCCCAGATTGGGAACCGAACCACGCTGCGCGATTAACTGCAATTGCAGCGATTGCGGTAGCAGAAGCGATTCGGAAGTCTACCGGTTTACCTGCATCAATCAAGTGGCCAAACGATATCCGCATCCATGGCAAGAAAGTTGCGGGGATTCTGACCGAATTAGAAATCGTACAGGCGCGAATTCAATTTGCGATTGTCGGTATTGGCGTTAATATCTCGATTGCCAAGGAAGAGTTTCCGGAAGAGTTACGGAACCGGTCAACTTCGTTGCAGATTGAACTCGGAAAAGAGAAATCTATCTCTCGTGCCATGGTGCTGGCTGAGATACTACGATATTTTGAAAAACATTATGTGCATTGTTTAAACGAAGGAACCCGAACTGCAATGCTGGAATGGAAACGGCTTTCGGATATACTCGGGAAACTGGTTCAGGTAGAAGGGTTGAACCAGAAAACGACCGGATATGTTGCGGATATCGATTTAGATGGCAGTTTGATACTTCGGTCGAGTAGTGGCGTCGTGCGGAAAATTGTCAGTGGCGAAATAACGTTACTGGAGTAA
- the pdhA gene encoding pyruvate dehydrogenase (acetyl-transferring) E1 component subunit alpha has translation MNSTTLSPEQLIHLYEQMLLIRRFEEKCAEMYTLQKITGFCHLYIGQEAIAVGAMSAIRPDDYILTAYRDHGHALAKGSDPKLVMAELFGKYTGLCKGKGGSMHLFDIEHNMLGGYAIVAGHLPIATGVAFAIKYLKKDQVVLCFFGEGAVNAGVFHESLNLAELWKLPIVYICENNRYGMGTPVERASSIYNIAQKACAYEMRREHIDGMNVLEVREHVLQAVELARTKQLPSFIEMKTFRFMGHSMSDPAHGHYRTKEELEEQKKLDPIVSFQNRLVEQNILNQAKIEQIEQQVAQQVEEAVEFAEHSPFPPIESVATDVYI, from the coding sequence ATGAATTCAACCACTTTGTCACCAGAGCAATTAATCCACCTATACGAGCAGATGTTGTTAATCCGCCGGTTTGAAGAGAAATGCGCTGAAATGTATACGCTGCAGAAAATCACCGGATTCTGTCATCTCTATATCGGACAGGAAGCGATTGCCGTCGGCGCAATGAGTGCAATCCGACCGGATGATTATATTCTAACCGCATATCGCGATCACGGTCATGCCTTAGCAAAAGGTTCCGACCCGAAACTGGTCATGGCGGAACTATTCGGGAAATATACTGGTCTCTGCAAAGGGAAAGGCGGGTCGATGCATCTGTTCGATATCGAACATAATATGCTCGGCGGATATGCGATTGTTGCTGGGCATCTGCCGATAGCAACGGGAGTAGCGTTTGCCATTAAATATCTGAAGAAAGACCAAGTTGTGCTCTGTTTCTTCGGAGAAGGCGCAGTGAACGCAGGAGTATTCCACGAATCGCTGAACCTCGCTGAACTCTGGAAACTGCCGATTGTCTATATCTGCGAAAATAACCGATACGGTATGGGAACTCCGGTTGAACGCGCATCGTCTATCTACAATATTGCCCAGAAAGCGTGTGCGTATGAAATGCGGAGAGAACATATTGACGGTATGAACGTATTAGAAGTGCGCGAGCATGTTCTGCAAGCAGTTGAACTCGCTAGAACGAAACAGTTACCATCGTTTATCGAAATGAAAACGTTCCGGTTTATGGGACATTCGATGTCCGACCCAGCGCATGGCCATTACCGAACGAAAGAAGAACTTGAAGAACAAAAGAAACTCGACCCGATTGTTTCATTCCAGAACCGGTTAGTTGAACAGAACATTCTGAATCAAGCGAAAATAGAACAAATCGAACAGCAGGTAGCCCAGCAAGTTGAAGAAGCAGTCGAATTTGCGGAACACAGTCCGTTTCCACCGATAGAATCGGTAGCAACAGATGTCTACATCTGA
- the nadC gene encoding carboxylating nicotinate-nucleotide diphosphorylase yields MECNIPHFSEFNQSVNQKEVKRLIAAALSEDIGSGDITTSSIVSDTTLCTAQLVAKSAGIIAGLPLLPLILGQKATYTFYVNDGAKLKPGSVIAEIESPANLLLSRERVLLNFIQRLSGIATLTRRYVDAVNPYPVKILDTRKTTPLLRSLEKYAVRVGGGYNHRFGLYDQILIKDNHIAIAGSITEAVARVRKSVKKKNFLIEVETKNLKEVQEAMKARVDIIMLDNMPIPKIKEAVNLIREQALIEVSGGVTLKTVRAIAKTGVDMISVGALTHSSPALDISLEIQSN; encoded by the coding sequence ATGGAATGTAATATACCACATTTTTCTGAATTTAATCAATCGGTTAACCAAAAAGAAGTTAAACGATTAATTGCCGCAGCGCTTAGCGAAGATATTGGTTCCGGCGATATAACCACATCAAGCATTGTTTCTGATACTACCCTTTGCACCGCACAATTAGTTGCGAAATCAGCAGGTATCATTGCCGGGTTACCGTTGCTACCGTTGATTTTAGGGCAGAAAGCGACTTATACGTTTTATGTCAACGACGGAGCGAAACTGAAGCCGGGCTCGGTCATTGCTGAAATTGAATCGCCCGCGAACCTACTCCTTTCTCGAGAACGCGTTCTTTTGAATTTCATCCAGCGGTTATCTGGAATTGCTACGCTAACCCGGAGATATGTTGATGCGGTTAACCCGTATCCGGTGAAAATATTAGATACCCGGAAAACGACCCCGTTATTGCGATCGCTCGAGAAATATGCGGTTCGCGTCGGAGGCGGATATAATCATCGGTTTGGACTCTACGATCAAATTCTGATTAAAGATAATCATATCGCTATTGCCGGAAGTATTACCGAAGCGGTTGCTCGAGTTCGGAAATCGGTTAAGAAAAAAAACTTCTTGATTGAAGTTGAGACCAAGAATCTGAAAGAGGTTCAAGAAGCGATGAAGGCAAGAGTTGATATCATTATGCTGGATAATATGCCGATTCCGAAGATTAAAGAAGCGGTTAACCTGATTCGCGAACAGGCGTTAATTGAAGTTTCCGGCGGTGTAACCTTAAAAACCGTTCGTGCGATTGCTAAAACCGGCGTTGATATGATATCCGTAGGTGCGTTAACCCATTCTTCGCCTGCGCTCGATATTTCGTTAGAAATCCAATCAAATTGA
- a CDS encoding pyruvate dehydrogenase complex E1 component subunit beta produces MPEITYREALNQAMREEMRRDPMVFLMGEEVGFYQGAYKVSKGLLEEFGPNRVIDTPITEPAFAGVGIGAALIGLRPIIEMMTFNFAILALDQIINHAAKITYMSGGQLKVPIVFRGPGGAAHQLAAQHSQSIESFFCHTPGLKVVMPATPKDAKGLLKSAIRDDNPVICIEAELLYGTKGEVPDGEYLIPLGQAEIKREGKDITLIAWSKMVLLALRAAEQLESEGISVEVIDPRTLRPLDSETLVTSVKKTSRVVIVEEGWPFAGVGAEIAYQISQQAFGYLDAPIERVTSLDVPMPYAKNLEQAVLPNVDKIINSIKTVLR; encoded by the coding sequence ATGCCAGAAATTACTTACCGAGAAGCATTAAATCAAGCGATGCGAGAAGAAATGCGGCGTGACCCAATGGTATTTCTTATGGGAGAAGAAGTCGGATTCTATCAAGGGGCGTATAAGGTTTCTAAAGGATTACTTGAAGAATTTGGTCCTAACCGTGTCATTGATACGCCGATAACCGAACCAGCGTTTGCAGGGGTTGGTATCGGTGCTGCGTTAATCGGATTACGCCCAATCATTGAAATGATGACGTTCAATTTTGCGATTCTCGCTCTTGACCAGATTATCAACCATGCAGCGAAAATTACGTATATGTCAGGCGGACAACTGAAAGTCCCGATAGTTTTCCGCGGTCCGGGCGGCGCAGCGCATCAATTAGCAGCACAACATTCGCAAAGTATCGAATCGTTTTTCTGTCATACCCCGGGACTGAAAGTTGTTATGCCAGCAACGCCAAAAGATGCTAAAGGATTGCTCAAATCGGCTATTCGCGATGATAATCCGGTCATTTGCATTGAAGCGGAATTGCTCTATGGAACTAAAGGCGAAGTCCCGGATGGAGAATATCTGATTCCGCTCGGTCAAGCGGAAATTAAACGTGAAGGGAAAGATATAACCTTAATCGCTTGGTCGAAAATGGTTTTGTTAGCATTGCGCGCTGCGGAACAGCTTGAATCGGAAGGAATATCCGTTGAGGTTATCGACCCGAGAACATTACGACCGCTGGATAGCGAAACGCTCGTTACCTCAGTGAAAAAAACTAGCCGAGTAGTCATTGTTGAAGAAGGTTGGCCATTTGCGGGAGTCGGCGCAGAAATCGCATATCAGATATCACAACAAGCGTTCGGATATCTTGATGCACCGATTGAACGGGTTACCAGCCTCGATGTCCCGATGCCATATGCGAAAAACCTTGAACAAGCGGTGTTACCTAACGTCGATAAAATAATAAATAGCATTAAAACGGTTTTAAGATAA